GGGTGATCTACTCGGACGCGACCGGCCTCCTCGCGCGCATCGTCGGCGACACGGGCATCCCGGTCGGCGAGACGATGGCGGGCAAGGGGAGCCTGCGATGGGATCATCCGCTGAACCTTGGCGCCATCGGCGTCACCGGTACCTTCGCGGCCAACCGCGTGGCCCGCGAGGCGGATCTGGTGATCGGGATCGGCACCCGCTACAGCGACTTCACGACCGGTTCGAAGACGATCTGGCAGCACCCCGACGTCCGGTTCATCAACATCAACGTCACCGAGTTCGACGCCGGCAAGCACCACGGTGTGGCGCTCGTCGGCGACGCGCGCGCCGCGCTCGAAGAGCTGGCGGCGCTGCTCGCCGGCTACACGGTGGACGGGAGCTATCGCGACGCCTGCGAACGCCTGCACGAGGAGTGGGATCGCGAAGTGCAGCGCCTCTACGACGTGCGCCACGCGCCGCTGCCCAGCCAGGGCGAGCTCATCGGTGCCTTGAACGACGCGGCGGGCGAGCACGCGATCATGCTCAACGCGGCCGGCAGCATGCCCGGGGACCTGCACAAGCTCTGGCGCGCCGCGCACCCGAAGCAGTTCCATCTCGAGTACGGCAACAGTTGCATGGGCTACGAGATCGCCGGCGGCCTGGGCGCCAGGATGGCCGCGCCCGAACGCGACGTGTACGTGATCGTGGGCGACGGCAGCTACCTGATGCTCTCGTCGGAGCTGGTGACCGCCGTCCAGGAAGGCATCAAGCTCATCGTCGTGCTCTGGGACAACCACGGGTTCAAGAGCATCGGCGGCCTGAGCCGATCGCTCGGCATGGGCGGGTTCGGCACGCGGTTCCTGCGCAGGCAGGACGGCGTTCTGCCAGGCGACGGCGCGGCTGACGTCGCGCCGCTCCCCATCGATTTCGCCATGAACGCGCGGAGCCTCGGCTGCCACGTGATCGAATGCCGGACGTACGACGAGTACGTCGCGGCGCTCGCGGCGGCCAGAGACGCGGACCGCACGACCGTGATCACGATCGAGAACGATCGGCTGGTGGGCGTGCCCGACTACGAGAGCTGGTGGGACGTGCCGGTCGCCGAAGTGAGCGGCATTGCCGCCGTGCAGCAGGCGCGGCGGACGTACGAGGCGATGCGCAGCAAGGAACGGCACTTCCTATGACACGGCCACGGATCGCGAACGCCCCCTGTTCGTGGGGCACGCTCGAGTTCGAGGGGCTCGAGGGCGAGCGCTACGGATACGAACAGATGCTCGACGAGCTGGCCGACACCGGCTACGTCGGCACCGAGCTGGGCGACTGGGGGTTCATGCCCACCGAGCCCTCCGCCCTCCGGTACGCGCTCGAGAAACGGCGGCTCGCGATGGTCGGGGCGTTCGTGCCGGT
This Acidobacteriota bacterium DNA region includes the following protein-coding sequences:
- the iolD gene encoding 3D-(3,5/4)-trihydroxycyclohexane-1,2-dione acylhydrolase (decyclizing); protein product: MADGTTIRLTMAQALVRFLTQQHVERDGVEAPFFAGCFGIFGHGCVAGVGQALLEHPEFPYYPVRNEQGAVHAATAFAKVRNRLQAFACLSSIGPGATNMITGAATATVNRLPVLLLPGDIFARRNVAPVLQQIESPHSQDGSANDCFKPVSRYWDRINRPDQLVTALPQALRVLTSPAETGAVTLALPQDVQTDAYDYPAAFFRKRVWRVGRPRPDRDLIARAADMIRQSARPMIVAGGGVIYSDATGLLARIVGDTGIPVGETMAGKGSLRWDHPLNLGAIGVTGTFAANRVAREADLVIGIGTRYSDFTTGSKTIWQHPDVRFININVTEFDAGKHHGVALVGDARAALEELAALLAGYTVDGSYRDACERLHEEWDREVQRLYDVRHAPLPSQGELIGALNDAAGEHAIMLNAAGSMPGDLHKLWRAAHPKQFHLEYGNSCMGYEIAGGLGARMAAPERDVYVIVGDGSYLMLSSELVTAVQEGIKLIVVLWDNHGFKSIGGLSRSLGMGGFGTRFLRRQDGVLPGDGAADVAPLPIDFAMNARSLGCHVIECRTYDEYVAALAAARDADRTTVITIENDRLVGVPDYESWWDVPVAEVSGIAAVQQARRTYEAMRSKERHFL